A section of the Ignavibacteriales bacterium genome encodes:
- a CDS encoding glycosyltransferase family 2 protein, whose protein sequence is MVSIIIINYNQRDLVSECVKSIENNIHSDYEILIVNNTPEQDLRHLEEIATVIPNANKGFSEANNLAAKEAKGEYLFFLNADTVVKNDSLKGAVEILDKEKVGAVGMKMYNADGTFQLSFWKENTFGNEKINKGSEAKFRQRDKEFIRKIENEHSTVSKVDWVSGAAMLIKKDVFKEIGGFDENFFLFYEDADLCKRLKDKGYKIVFYPGSYITHYKGENVNEEFTGKTYFYAKKSQLLYYEKHNDLRDRVFLRIYLTVKFSFKYLISFKSINLKIFLLTIGLRKSP, encoded by the coding sequence ATGGTATCGATCATAATTATAAATTATAACCAGAGGGATCTCGTATCGGAATGTGTGAAGTCTATAGAAAATAACATACACTCCGATTATGAAATACTGATCGTAAACAATACACCGGAGCAGGACCTGCGCCATCTCGAGGAAATCGCAACAGTGATCCCAAATGCAAACAAAGGATTTTCCGAAGCAAACAACCTTGCGGCTAAAGAGGCTAAGGGCGAGTATTTATTTTTCCTAAACGCCGATACAGTTGTCAAAAATGACTCGCTAAAGGGTGCAGTAGAGATTCTTGATAAAGAAAAAGTAGGTGCAGTCGGAATGAAAATGTATAATGCTGACGGAACCTTTCAGCTGTCATTCTGGAAAGAAAATACATTCGGTAATGAAAAGATAAACAAAGGCAGTGAGGCAAAGTTCAGACAAAGGGATAAGGAATTTATAAGAAAGATAGAGAATGAACATTCAACGGTAAGTAAAGTAGACTGGGTAAGCGGAGCGGCAATGCTGATCAAAAAAGACGTTTTTAAAGAGATTGGCGGATTCGATGAAAATTTTTTCCTTTTTTACGAAGATGCAGACCTCTGTAAAAGATTAAAAGACAAAGGATACAAAATAGTTTTTTATCCGGGCTCTTATATAACGCATTACAAAGGTGAGAATGTGAATGAAGAATTCACCGGCAAAACTTATTTTTACGCAAAGAAGTCCCAGTTACTTTATTATGAAAAACACAATGACTTACGTGATAGAGTTTTTCTCAGGATTTATCTTACAGTAAAATTCAGCTTTAAATACTTAATTAGTTTCAAAAGCATTAACCTGAAAATATTTTTATTAACGATTGGGCTAAGAAAGTCACCATGA
- a CDS encoding glycosyltransferase family 2 protein: MKVSIIIVNYNGKHLLKECLDSVLRQSYRDFELIFVDNGSSDGSVDHVVENYNDERIKFALSKENLGFAGGNNLGYKYAEGEFVVLLNNDTRVNENWLKELVDVIESDENIGIVQSSVITEGIPAEYYKKNGTINLLGHNVMGFFDIGEDGRGEILQANGCSLIIRWKLVEELGGLFPEEYFAYAEDTYLSLKVLFYGKKIMHTSKSIVYHKGNATAKEQISSRLYFYRERNRLLNFLIFFSGGFELRYIPYLINNFFMKLLLSFFSSSYSTAGLLRAYLWIAGNPAWIKKQRRLLNGYGKVKDGEVLKYISGKVFNGNNFIEKAANFFSILYCRIVRIKVYEISRD, encoded by the coding sequence ATGAAGGTATCCATAATAATAGTAAATTATAACGGGAAACATCTGCTAAAGGAGTGCCTGGATTCGGTACTTAGGCAGAGTTACAGGGATTTCGAGTTAATCTTCGTTGATAACGGTTCCTCCGACGGGAGCGTGGATCATGTTGTGGAAAACTATAATGACGAACGAATTAAATTCGCACTTTCAAAAGAGAATCTGGGCTTTGCGGGAGGAAACAACCTAGGATACAAATATGCCGAAGGAGAATTCGTTGTGCTCCTCAATAATGATACGAGGGTAAATGAGAACTGGCTAAAAGAGCTTGTGGATGTAATAGAGAGTGATGAAAACATTGGAATTGTACAGTCATCGGTGATCACAGAAGGAATACCGGCAGAGTATTACAAAAAGAACGGCACAATAAACCTTTTAGGGCATAATGTAATGGGATTTTTTGATATAGGCGAGGATGGAAGGGGCGAAATACTGCAGGCAAACGGATGCTCTCTCATAATCAGATGGAAGCTTGTAGAAGAGCTGGGAGGATTATTTCCGGAAGAATATTTTGCATACGCGGAAGATACTTACCTCTCCTTAAAAGTTTTGTTTTATGGTAAGAAGATCATGCACACATCAAAATCGATCGTCTATCATAAGGGAAATGCAACTGCAAAAGAGCAGATATCGTCGCGTTTATACTTTTACAGAGAAAGGAACAGGCTGTTAAATTTTCTGATCTTTTTTTCAGGCGGATTTGAGTTAAGGTACATACCTTACCTAATAAATAATTTTTTTATGAAGCTTTTGCTGTCCTTTTTCTCTTCCAGTTACTCAACGGCAGGGTTGCTGAGGGCTTACCTCTGGATAGCCGGGAACCCCGCATGGATAAAGAAACAGAGGCGATTATTAAATGGTTATGGAAAAGTAAAAGACGGTGAAGTGCTGAAATATATAAGCGGGAAAGTATTCAACGGGAACAATTTCATTGAAAAGGCTGCGAACTTCTTTTCAATACTGTATTGCAGGATAGTCAGGATAAAAGTTTATGAAATAAGCAGGGACTGA